One region of Salvelinus sp. IW2-2015 linkage group LG1, ASM291031v2, whole genome shotgun sequence genomic DNA includes:
- the klhdc7a gene encoding kelch domain-containing protein 7A: MPIADLLGVQFDMQLLGKLTCSVAAVLLISWAYRFYSSRGTAAKPQLYVRPPPDRTTEAPIGTCLNCKMELRPPSTAKHDTRSDGDKRPGHSQSDDLTPDKTNTGTGEGEVTQIEEAGKFTNTKEMAALQEESNVEEDNSLELEEDIPVFVEEAEIKTNNCMFGSILKLPDPNDSGLASPSGRRSPCFLQRLEGSVGLGVGRELRQDLGLQGAYSSFLSKAEITVEDANLVMEGPGDQSIVRGKIYEYFVESSSHSITDSILGQFEGNSLDSQSVKFGCRGSSLTEPPSSLSPIIMRDLVLPQSPVERPFSPVSPEPTSPIKPGLIRKESYLTAAEXSELLITSLIPRASTQLRPHSQAYSSGDPSPVSPLSPTTDTRGPSAWEKPSLETIAGARFVNLPPENMGSSELESLKAKLDLGNCMEVLELSKKHGQAPLQQAALRVMSDNYLQVLRDPGLYGMLRAGERDEIQKQRMRGRQFLVAANMVPQDWVGSSPQGTKTEQRATNKPSSGLYCYDDYIDSWHPLCPIPQEVISKGCAVCTMDNYLFVAVGGCQQGADREMKPSKRVFCYNPVTSIWKEISPMNESRPHCKLAALQGCIYAIGGECLSTVERYDPRSDRWTFVAPLPNDTFAVAHHVTVCNGELFVLGGTLRYTLLRYNPKTNVWRKSAITGSKMRTTEIVGVRNFLYRFDVNPQLGISVYRYHTVARLWYECCTKRLAHCPAFQCVVVDDTIYCISHQFTMRFLADEISPSFVADDLSVLSAAKGILFPFVLSLPDKKALQTSV; this comes from the coding sequence ATGCCCATAGCAGATCTGCTGGGTGTCCAGTTCGACATGCAACTGCTGGGGAAGCTGACGTGTTCCGTGGCCGCTGTTCTGCTCATCTCCTGGGCTTACAGGTTCTACAGCTCCAGGGGTACAGCAGCTAAACCCCAGCTCTATGTGAGGCCTCCTCCAGACAGAACCACTGAAGCACCCATTGGAACCTGTTTGAACTGCAAGATGGAACTGCGACCTCCAAGCACAGCCAAACATGACACCAGAAGTGATGGGGACAAACGGCCTGGCCACTCACAGAGTGATGACCTGACACCTGACAAGACCAATACAGGGACAGGGGAAGGAGAAGTGACCCAGATTGAAGAAGCAGGCAAGTTCACAAACACTAAGGAAATGGCTGCATTGCAAGAGGAATCAAATGTAGAGGAGGACAACAGCTTGGAGTTGGAGGAAGATATCCCCGTGTTTGTTGAGGAGGCTGAGATTAAGAccaataattgtatgtttggatCCATCTTGAAACTCCCTGATCCTAATGACAGTGGGCTGGCCAGCCCATCGGGCCGTCGATCCCCTTGCTTTCTGCAGAGGCTGGAGGGCAGTGTGGGGCTGGGGGTCGGCAGAGAGCTGAGGCAGGACCTGGGGCTCCAGGGGGCCTACTCCAGCTTTCTCTCCAAGGCAGAGATCACAGTGGAGGATGCCAACCTTGTGATGGAAGGACCTGGGGACCAGAGCATTGTGCGGGGAAAGATCTATGAATACTTTGTGGAATCTTCCTCGCACTCCATCACAGACTCCATATTGGGTCAGTTTGAGGGGAATTCACTGGACTCACAGTCTGTGAAATTTGGATGCCGTGGCAGCAGCCTCACTGAGCCTCCCTCGTCCCTAAGCCCCATCATCATGCGTGATCTGGTTTTGCCGCAGAGTCCTGTTGAGAGGCCGTTCTCCCCAGTTAGTCCGGAGCCCACATCTCCCATCAAGCCGGGTCTCATACGCAAGGAGAGCTACCTCACAGCGGCTGAACAKTCAGAACTCCTGATCACCTCTCTGATACCCAGAGCCTCGACCCAGCTGAGGCCCCACTCTCAGGCCTATTCATCAGGGGATCCYAGCCCTGTCAGTCCCCTCAGTCCCACCACAGACACCAGGGGCCCCAGTGCATGGGAGAAGCCCAGCCTAGAAACCATAGCTGGGGCTAGATTTgtaaatctgcctccagaaaacATGGGCAGCTCAGAGTTGGAGAGCTTAAAGGCCAAACTTGATTTGGGCAACTGCATGGAGGTGCTGGAGCTGTCTAAGAAGCATGGGCAGGCCCCTCTGCAGCAGGCAGCCCTCAGAGTGATGTCTGACAACTACCTCCAGGTCCTCAGGGACCCAGGTCTGTATGGGATGCTGAGAGCAGGCGAGCGGGATGAGATTCAGAAACAGCGAATGAGAGGAAGGCAGTTCTTAGTGGCAGCCAACATGGTCCCTCAGGACTGGGTGGGGAGTAGTCCTCAAGGGACAAAAACAGAGCAGCGAGCCACCAACAAGCCATCCAGTGGTCTCTACTGTTATGATGATTATATAGACAGCTGGCACCCATTGTGTCCCATCCCACAGGAAGTCATCTCCAAAGGCTGTGCCGTGTGCACTATGGACAACTACTTATTTGTAGCAGTGGGGGGCTGCCAGCAGGGCGCAGACAGAGAGATGAAACCTTCCAAGAGAGTGTTCTGCTACAACCCTGTAACGTCCATTTGGAAAGAGATCAGTCCTATGAATGAGTCCAGGCCCCACTGCAAACTGGCAGCCCTGCAGGGCTGCATCTATGCCATCGGAGGGGAGTGTCTGTCTACCGTAGAGCGCTATGACCCCCGCTCTGACAGATGGACTTTTGTGGCCCCACTGCCCAATGATACATTTGCTGTGGCCCACCATGTCACGGTGTGCAATGGGGAACTCTTTGTTCTAGGGGGAACACTGAGATACACACTGTTGCGCTACAACCCAAAAACCAATGTGTGGAGGAAAAGCGCAATAACGGGAAGCAAAATGAGGACCACCGAGATAGTGGGCGTAAGAAACTTTCTGTATCGCTTCGATGTCAACCCACAGCTAGGCATCAGTGTGTACCGCTACCACACCGTGGCACGACTATGGTACGAATGCTGCACCAAACGCCTCGCCCACTGCCCTGCCTTCCAGTGTGTTGTTGTGGACGACACTATCTACTGCATAAGCCACCAGTTCACCATGAGGTTCCTGGCTGATGAGATCTCTCCGAGCTTCGTAGCGGATGATTTGAGTGTCCTCTCTGCAGCTAAGGGCATCCTTTTCCCCTTTGTACTCTCACTTCCTGATAAGAAAGCTCTCCAGACAAGTGTGTGA
- the cfap107 gene encoding cilia- and flagella-associated protein 107, translating to MCSTTYSMGNQXKSYDKWTQPGWRIEQKYANKVLIGNWVEEKFQFTRECKTANSTNRADYQPQRDHRPDVILRREALRKAEGLPAKLLLSHHGTLPSHYLVTHYDEMYGRQGTSTLPALRNWHPDRLAWTPEKSDHPSLAPPTNFGLVESRQVRLDQQQSPLPALSVYRSAYQNYPLSAFCQPRFTSVPRGHSSKLHPANRINKDMDLKQRPCRQVPDNSVSASLLPPLSVV from the exons ATGTGCAGTACCACATACAGTATGGGAAATCAGGRAAAGAGTTATGATAAATGGACCCAACCTGGCTGGAGAATAGAGCAGAAGTATGCAAACAAAGTTCTAATTGGCAACTGGGTGGAAGAGAAGTTTCAG TTCACTCGAGAGTGTAAGACAGCCAACAGCACCAACCGTGCAGACTACCAGCCACAGAGGGACCACCGGCCAGACGTCATCCTCAGACGAGAGGCGCTGCGGAAAGCTGAG GGCCTTCCCGCTAAGCTGCTTCTCTCCCACCACGGCACRCTGCCYTCCCATTACCTGGTCACCCACTATGATGAGATGTATGGGCGCCAGGGYACCTCCACCCTGCCTGCCTTGCGCAACTGGCATCCAGACAGGCTGGCGTGGACGCCAGAGAAGTCTGACCACCCAAGCTTGG CACCTCCAACTAACTTTGGCCTGGTGGAGTCTAGACAGGTCCGTCTGGACCAGCAGCAGTCCCCCCTCCCTGCGCTGAGTGTGTACAGGTCAGCGTACCAGAATTACCCACTCAGTGCTTTCTGCCAGCCCCGCTTCACCAGTGTGCCACGAGGCCACTCCAGTAAGCTCCATCCTGCCAATCGAATCAACAAGGACATGGATCTGAAACAACGGCCCTGCAGACAGGTCCCAGACAACTCAGTCTCCGCcagcctcctccctcccctgtctgTTGTGTAG